A window of Synergistaceae bacterium genomic DNA:
CGAGGCAAAATTTGCTCAAAATTCATTCCGCATATCATTTGCGAAAGTTGATCCTGCAACTGCGGAAGACGGCGTCGGAAGACTTGCGGCAGCCTTTTCGGAATACAGGAACGGACAGAATTAAGGAAAACAAAGGAAGACATATGAAAATTCTTGTGCTGATCAAACAGGTTCCCGAAACAAGCAATGTTCGAATGGACACATCTACCGGAACTATTATAAGAGAAGGCGTTGAAAGCATAGTTAACCCTCTGGATCTATATGCTATCGAGACAGCTCTGCGTCTGAAGAAAACCTACGGTGCAACTGTGACGGCAATAAGTATGGGCCCGTCGGCTGCGGAAAAATGCGTCAAAGAAGCTATTGCAATGGGATGTGATGACGGGATCCTTCTTTCATCTCATGAATTTGCTGGCTCGGACACATGGGCAACTTCAATGATTTTATCCAAGGCATGTGCCAAAATCGGAGATTTCGACCTGGTTCTAGCAGGAGAGCGCGCTACTGACGGAGATACCGCACAGGTTGGCCCAGAGGTGGCGTCACTGCTGGATATCCCGCTCGCTACTTATGTCAGCAGTATTTTAAAGGTCAACAATAAAGAAATGATTATCGAACGTCTGGTTGAAAAATGTTATGAGTCTCTGTTAGTGCCTTTCCCGTGTCTGGTAACTGTGCTTAAAGAAATTGCCGTCCCTCGCCTGCCCACCCTCCGCGGCAAACAGAATGCACGTGCGGCGGAGTTACAGAAATGGTCTATTAATGACCTTCCAGGGATTTGTTCTGAAGAGGTTGGGCTCGCCGGATCGCCTACACAAGTTGTTAAAATCAGCACACCCAAAGTTGCTCGACATGGCATTAATATAAAAATTAAAGATGAGAGAGATATGGAACCTGCAATAGAAGCACTTGTTCAATTTTTGAAAGACAAAAACCTCATACCGAAAAGAGGGCAGGAAATATGAGCAGCAATCCGGTTTGGGTATTTGGAGAAATCAGCGGGAAACATATCGGCAGCGCAACTTACGAAGTCCTTCTTAGAGGAAGGGCTCTTGCGGACAAGCTATGTGTCCCTTTGGAAGTATTTCTAGCCGCAGAAGAACTGGATCATGAAGAGATTCAAGAAATTATATACAGGGGAGCTGACAAGGTACTTGCCGCGCTCTCGCCTCTTCTGAAAGATGCGTCTACAGAGACCGAGGCAAATATATTTGCAGACATGATACGTGATAGACAACCTGAAATAATTTTAGCGGCTGCAACCACAACAGGCCGCACTATAATGCCATGTATAGCTGCCAGAATCCATACTGGACTTACAGCAGACTGCACGGAACTGGACATTGAAGAAGGGACAAGGCTTTTGCTTCAGACACGTCCGGCAATAGGCGGCAACATCATGGCTACAATCAAAACACCTAAACACAGACCACAAATGTGCACTGTCAGACCTCACTCTACCTCACAGGCACAACGGGATACCGCCAGATCGGGAAAGGCAGAATATGTGCCGATAAAAGATAATCTTATAGACAACCGCGTTAAATTTCTGGGGGTTCGATATATAAACGCCAACGAAATGGATATCCAGTCTGCTAAAACAATAGTTGCCGGTGGACGGGGAATGAAAAAGAAAGAAAACTTCAGCATGCTCAAAGAGACTGCAGATCTTCTGGGAGGTGCTGTAGGTGCATCCAGAGATGCTGTGGACCGAGGTTGGGCTTACTATCCTCAGCAGGTTGGGCTAAGCGGAAAGACAGTAGTGCCCAAACTCTATATCGCAGCTGGAATATCAGGCGCTATTCAGCATCTCGCAGGAATGAAAACGGCCGAAACTATAATAGCTATTAACAATGATCCCGAGGCACAAATATTCAAAGTTGCAGATTTCGGAATAATAGGAGACCTTTTTGAAATACTGCCATTACTCAACAAACGCCTCAGAGAAGAGGTCAAGCTATGAAATACAATAAACTGACGGATAACATCATGGAGGAACTACGGGAAATCGTCGGTGAACACAATCTCTGGATAACTATGGAAAAAAGGATGGCATGTTCCAGAGATGAAACAACCACACTCCGGACGGATGAACGTTTCCTGCCGGATATTGTCGTTGCACCGGCAAATGCTCACGAAGTTTCCGGCATACTGAAACTAGCAAACAGACATCTTATCCCTGTGACTCCCAGAGGCGGCGGCACAGGACTTTCCGGCGGAGCGCTGCCATTATACGGCGGAATTGTAATTTCAGACGAGAGAATGAACAGGATCCTTGAGATAGACAGTGACAATCTTATAGCCGTAGTCGAGCCAGGTGTCGTCACAAGCGAAATAAACGTGGCCGCTTCCAAAAAAGGACTCTGGTATGCCGGCTATCCCATGAGCGTAGAGTCATGCCATATCGGCGGCAATATCGCTGAAAACGCAGGCGGCGGCAATGCGGTTAAATATGGCGTGACACTAAGATATGTACTTGGGCTTGAGGTGGTCTCTCCAACAGGAGATATCCTCCGGCTCGGAGGTAAAAATATGAAGGACGTATCTGGCTACAGTCTGAAAGAACTATTCGTCGGGTCGGAGGGAACGCTTGGCTATGTGACTCAAATAACACTAAAACTGCAGCCTCTCCTAAAAAACAGAGTC
This region includes:
- a CDS encoding electron transfer flavoprotein subunit beta/FixA family protein; translation: MKILVLIKQVPETSNVRMDTSTGTIIREGVESIVNPLDLYAIETALRLKKTYGATVTAISMGPSAAEKCVKEAIAMGCDDGILLSSHEFAGSDTWATSMILSKACAKIGDFDLVLAGERATDGDTAQVGPEVASLLDIPLATYVSSILKVNNKEMIIERLVEKCYESLLVPFPCLVTVLKEIAVPRLPTLRGKQNARAAELQKWSINDLPGICSEEVGLAGSPTQVVKISTPKVARHGINIKIKDERDMEPAIEALVQFLKDKNLIPKRGQEI
- a CDS encoding electron transfer flavoprotein subunit alpha/FixB family protein — its product is MSSNPVWVFGEISGKHIGSATYEVLLRGRALADKLCVPLEVFLAAEELDHEEIQEIIYRGADKVLAALSPLLKDASTETEANIFADMIRDRQPEIILAAATTTGRTIMPCIAARIHTGLTADCTELDIEEGTRLLLQTRPAIGGNIMATIKTPKHRPQMCTVRPHSTSQAQRDTARSGKAEYVPIKDNLIDNRVKFLGVRYINANEMDIQSAKTIVAGGRGMKKKENFSMLKETADLLGGAVGASRDAVDRGWAYYPQQVGLSGKTVVPKLYIAAGISGAIQHLAGMKTAETIIAINNDPEAQIFKVADFGIIGDLFEILPLLNKRLREEVKL